The following proteins are co-located in the Dyadobacter chenwenxiniae genome:
- the iolG gene encoding inositol 2-dehydrogenase, which produces MTKKLKTGVIGLGRIGQIHLSNLVHHMPDAEVIIASDVSLVSHEFARSLGVAEVTTDAYDVINHPDVEAVIICSPTPFHVPYTVAAAEKGKHVFCEKPLDVTLEAIQAAEKAVTDNNVKLMLGFNRRFDANFSNVRNLVEANKIGDPHILRITSRDPAPPPVEYLKISGGIFLDMSIHDFDMARYIVGSEVKEVFVKGDALIHPEIKEFGDIDTAVIVLTFENGAIGVIDNSRKAVYGYDQRLEIFGSKGMAKAENNTSDTLVHFDSNGGHISLPLHFFLERYETAYRVCLKSFIDCVLQDKPSPVDAHDGLMATAIGIAAMKSLTEGRSVRMDEVLQYAAV; this is translated from the coding sequence ATGACAAAAAAATTAAAGACCGGGGTTATCGGCCTGGGTCGGATTGGGCAGATTCACCTGAGTAACCTGGTTCATCACATGCCTGACGCTGAGGTAATTATTGCTTCTGACGTGTCGCTTGTTTCGCATGAATTCGCGCGCAGTCTGGGCGTCGCCGAGGTGACAACCGACGCTTACGACGTGATTAATCATCCTGATGTAGAGGCGGTTATCATTTGCTCCCCCACTCCATTCCACGTTCCTTACACAGTTGCAGCGGCTGAAAAAGGGAAGCATGTGTTTTGTGAAAAACCTTTGGATGTGACATTGGAAGCCATCCAAGCTGCCGAAAAAGCTGTTACAGACAACAATGTGAAATTAATGCTAGGCTTCAACCGCCGTTTTGACGCTAATTTCAGCAATGTTCGCAACCTGGTGGAAGCCAACAAAATCGGTGATCCGCACATCCTGCGTATTACGAGCCGTGACCCTGCGCCTCCGCCTGTGGAATATCTGAAAATTTCAGGCGGCATTTTCCTGGACATGTCCATTCACGATTTCGATATGGCGCGTTACATTGTCGGCAGCGAGGTGAAAGAGGTTTTTGTAAAAGGCGATGCGCTTATTCATCCGGAGATCAAGGAATTCGGGGATATAGACACAGCCGTTATCGTGCTAACCTTTGAGAATGGAGCGATTGGCGTCATTGACAACAGCAGAAAAGCAGTTTACGGTTATGACCAGCGTCTTGAAATTTTTGGCTCAAAAGGTATGGCGAAGGCTGAAAATAACACTTCGGACACGTTAGTGCATTTCGACAGCAATGGCGGACATATTTCGCTGCCGCTGCATTTCTTCTTGGAAAGATACGAAACTGCCTATCGCGTTTGCCTTAAATCGTTCATTGACTGCGTGTTGCAAGACAAACCGTCGCCGGTTGATGCGCATGATGGATTAATGGCCACCGCAATTGGCATCGCTGCCATGAAATCGCTGACAGAAGGCCGCAGCGTAAGAATGGATGAGGTTTTGCAGTATGCGGCGGTTTAA
- a CDS encoding sodium/sugar symporter yields the protein MSNTGLQSLDYVVFFIYLIGVSAYGYWIYKKKSSKEVSSTDYFLAEGSLTFWAIGASIIASNISAEHFIGMSGSGFAIGLAISSYEWMAAASLIVVALFILPVYLKNKIYTMPQFLRERYNPTVATIMAVFWLLLYVFVNLTSILYLGALALEVTAGLDFTWGIIGLGIFAVVITIGGMKVIGYTDVVQVIVLVLGGLATTYLALDLVSTHFNRPGIFNALSLLKEQADSHFHMILPKENPFYKDLPGLSVIIGAMWINNLAYFGCNQYIIQRSLGADLKTARKGILFAAVLKLLIPIIVVIPGIAAYVLYQNGMFQKEMLDGVGAVKPDHAYPVLLNLLPGGLKGMAFAALTAAIVASLAGKANSISTIFTLDIYKQYINPNASEKQLVRMGRYTIYFAMAIGVIIAPQLRALDQAYQFIQEYSSFITPGVFAIFILGMFWKRTTSAAALTAALLTIPLSTAGKFLAPEIPFLDRMGIIFLILCAVIVIMTLADPKSKHNPKGLEIDRTMFEPGRSFVVGSIVICGVIAALYTVFW from the coding sequence ATGTCCAATACCGGTTTGCAATCGCTGGATTATGTTGTTTTCTTTATTTATTTGATAGGCGTATCTGCTTATGGTTATTGGATTTACAAGAAGAAGAGTTCGAAGGAAGTCAGCTCGACGGATTACTTCTTAGCAGAAGGATCATTGACATTCTGGGCCATTGGCGCGTCCATTATTGCTTCCAACATTTCGGCTGAGCACTTTATAGGCATGTCAGGTTCCGGTTTTGCGATTGGTTTGGCGATTTCTTCCTATGAATGGATGGCGGCGGCTTCGCTAATTGTGGTTGCACTTTTTATCCTGCCGGTTTATCTCAAAAACAAAATTTACACAATGCCGCAGTTTCTGCGGGAACGGTATAATCCTACGGTGGCAACGATCATGGCCGTTTTCTGGCTGCTGCTCTATGTTTTCGTCAACCTTACTTCCATCCTTTATCTCGGCGCGCTTGCATTGGAAGTAACTGCTGGTCTGGACTTTACATGGGGAATTATAGGTTTGGGCATTTTTGCTGTCGTGATTACGATTGGTGGCATGAAAGTGATCGGTTATACGGACGTTGTGCAGGTTATTGTGCTGGTTTTGGGCGGGTTAGCGACAACTTATCTGGCTTTGGATCTGGTTTCAACACATTTCAACCGGCCAGGCATTTTTAATGCATTGAGTTTGCTGAAAGAACAGGCAGACTCACATTTCCATATGATTTTACCCAAAGAAAACCCTTTTTACAAAGATCTGCCGGGACTTTCCGTGATTATTGGTGCCATGTGGATCAACAACCTGGCTTATTTTGGTTGCAATCAGTACATTATCCAAAGAAGTTTGGGGGCGGATTTAAAAACGGCCAGGAAGGGGATTCTCTTCGCTGCTGTGCTGAAATTGCTTATTCCAATCATTGTCGTTATTCCGGGAATTGCCGCTTATGTTTTATACCAAAATGGCATGTTTCAAAAGGAAATGCTGGATGGTGTGGGCGCTGTAAAACCAGATCATGCGTATCCTGTTTTGCTTAATTTACTCCCCGGCGGATTAAAGGGAATGGCCTTTGCAGCATTAACAGCGGCGATTGTGGCTTCCCTCGCCGGAAAGGCAAACAGCATTTCGACGATTTTCACGCTGGATATTTACAAACAATACATTAACCCGAATGCTAGCGAAAAGCAATTGGTGCGGATGGGCCGCTACACGATTTATTTCGCTATGGCGATCGGCGTCATCATCGCGCCGCAGCTTCGTGCGCTCGACCAGGCTTACCAGTTCATTCAGGAATACAGCAGCTTTATCACGCCGGGCGTTTTCGCGATTTTTATCTTGGGAATGTTCTGGAAAAGAACCACTTCCGCGGCAGCGCTTACGGCTGCATTGCTAACGATTCCGCTTTCGACCGCAGGCAAATTTCTGGCTCCTGAAATCCCGTTCCTGGATCGGATGGGCATCATCTTCCTGATCCTTTGCGCCGTAATCGTCATCATGACATTGGCTGATCCGAAAAGCAAGCACAATCCGAAAGGCCTGGAAATTGACCGGACGATGTTCGAGCCAGGCAGAAGCTTTGTGGTAGGCTCTATTGTGATCTGTGGCGTTATTGCGGCATTGTATACGGTGTTTTGGTAG
- a CDS encoding class II fructose-bisphosphate aldolase — protein MLLTTKQLFEKCYGRYAIPAVNVFFMEEIHGLFAAAQEANAPFIVQTTPFARDYAHPEMLLSMINAAAKIYPNVTFAIHMDHGFEEHIFAAIEKGGYTSVMIDASHDDFDENVARTKEVVRRAHAENISVEAELGVLAGVEDDLTVDAAHSFYTNPQQVEDFVKATDCDSLAIAVGTSHGAYKFSGGQGLQFHILKEIQELLPGFPLVLHGGSNVIPEVVERINAAGGNLKTDAKGVQEEEIRKAIPLGVCKINIATDTRLLWTMVNREFFRDRPDEFAPTTPGKIFMEEYKKFMLKKFDLFGCTNKAGDFGLVNA, from the coding sequence ATGCTCCTTACCACCAAACAACTTTTCGAAAAATGCTATGGTCGCTATGCGATCCCTGCGGTGAATGTGTTTTTTATGGAAGAAATACATGGCCTGTTTGCGGCGGCACAGGAAGCAAATGCGCCCTTTATTGTACAGACAACACCTTTTGCGAGAGATTATGCGCATCCGGAAATGCTGCTGTCCATGATTAATGCTGCGGCAAAAATTTATCCTAATGTGACTTTCGCCATTCACATGGATCACGGTTTTGAAGAGCACATTTTTGCAGCAATCGAAAAAGGCGGTTATACATCCGTAATGATCGATGCATCGCATGACGATTTTGACGAAAATGTGGCCAGGACCAAAGAAGTCGTTCGCCGTGCCCACGCAGAAAACATCAGCGTGGAAGCTGAATTGGGCGTTTTGGCTGGTGTTGAAGACGATCTGACTGTGGATGCAGCGCATTCATTTTATACCAATCCGCAGCAGGTCGAGGATTTTGTAAAAGCGACGGATTGCGACAGTCTGGCCATTGCGGTCGGGACGAGCCATGGGGCTTATAAGTTTTCGGGTGGGCAGGGTTTGCAGTTTCATATTTTGAAAGAAATTCAGGAACTGCTTCCGGGCTTTCCATTGGTGCTGCACGGCGGTTCTAATGTGATTCCCGAAGTTGTAGAGAGGATCAATGCGGCTGGTGGTAACCTGAAAACGGATGCCAAAGGCGTTCAGGAAGAGGAAATAAGGAAAGCGATTCCGTTGGGTGTTTGCAAGATCAACATTGCGACCGATACGCGGCTGCTCTGGACGATGGTAAACCGCGAATTTTTCCGTGACCGGCCTGATGAATTTGCACCGACCACGCCTGGTAAAATCTTTATGGAAGAGTATAAAAAATTTATGCTGAAAAAATTCGACTTGTTCGGTTGCACGAATAAAGCGGGCGATTTCGGCTTGGTTAACGCCTGA
- the iolD gene encoding 3D-(3,5/4)-trihydroxycyclohexane-1,2-dione acylhydrolase (decyclizing) codes for MTRRLTVAQATITFLKNQFIERDGIEQPYFGGCFGIFGHGNVAGLGQALQENPDFRYYQCRNEQSMVHTAVAYAKVKNRLGAFVCTTSIGPGATNMITGAALATINRLPVLLLPGDIFSTREPNPVLQQLESASTQDISVNDCFKPVSKYWDRINRPEQLIYSLPEVMRVLTSQAEMGAVTLSMPQDVQTHAYDFPEELFQKKVWHVGRPRPDLTTLQKAAEWIKNSKNPVIVAGGGAIYSDASGVLDSFATKTGIPVGETFAGKGAVRYDAPYSIGGLGATGTKYAIEIANEADIVIGIGTRYSDFTTASKSIFKNPDVKFININISEFDAFKHAALPVIGDAKAVLEELGALLGDFEVDQHYRQRIAEMNKAWDDEVTQIYAEGNSTVSPIDQAVVIGTLNSFMDDRDVMINASGSAPGDLHKLWRATDPKNFHLEYGFSCMGYEIAAGMGAKMADPTREIYVICGDGGYLMNNHEIVTSIQEGVKFTILLLNNNGYASIGGLSESIGSERFGTMYKYRDENSGQLSGEFLPVDLAKNAESLGANVIRATDRESLENALAQSKTANRTTVIYIETSLYRTVKGYNAWWEVPIAEVSTSPGVQKAFENYKTNKKEQRIFL; via the coding sequence ATGACCAGAAGACTCACCGTAGCGCAAGCTACGATTACATTTTTAAAGAACCAGTTCATCGAACGCGACGGCATTGAGCAGCCTTATTTCGGCGGCTGTTTCGGCATTTTCGGGCATGGTAATGTGGCCGGATTGGGCCAGGCTTTGCAGGAAAACCCTGATTTCCGCTATTATCAATGTCGCAATGAGCAATCAATGGTGCATACGGCTGTGGCTTATGCGAAAGTCAAAAACCGTCTTGGCGCATTCGTTTGCACGACTTCCATAGGCCCCGGCGCGACGAATATGATCACAGGCGCGGCTTTGGCGACCATTAATAGGCTGCCTGTTTTGCTTTTGCCCGGGGATATTTTCTCCACCCGCGAGCCAAACCCGGTTTTGCAGCAATTGGAAAGTGCTTCTACGCAGGATATTTCGGTTAATGATTGTTTCAAACCCGTTTCAAAATACTGGGACCGCATTAACCGCCCCGAACAACTCATTTACTCACTCCCCGAAGTAATGCGCGTGCTGACTTCCCAAGCGGAAATGGGCGCAGTAACATTGTCGATGCCGCAGGATGTGCAAACGCATGCTTACGATTTCCCGGAAGAACTTTTCCAGAAAAAAGTCTGGCACGTAGGCAGGCCCCGCCCCGATTTAACAACATTACAAAAGGCTGCCGAATGGATAAAAAATTCTAAAAATCCGGTGATTGTTGCGGGTGGCGGAGCCATTTATAGCGATGCAAGCGGCGTTTTGGACAGCTTTGCGACCAAAACAGGCATTCCAGTTGGTGAGACATTTGCAGGAAAAGGCGCTGTTCGTTATGACGCGCCTTACAGCATCGGCGGCCTGGGTGCAACGGGGACGAAGTATGCCATTGAAATTGCCAACGAAGCAGACATTGTGATCGGCATAGGAACGCGATACAGCGATTTCACTACGGCTTCCAAGTCTATTTTCAAGAACCCAGATGTCAAGTTTATCAACATTAACATCAGTGAATTCGATGCTTTCAAACACGCTGCATTACCGGTTATAGGGGATGCCAAGGCGGTTTTGGAAGAGTTGGGAGCGCTTTTGGGTGATTTTGAGGTGGATCAACATTATCGTCAGCGGATTGCTGAAATGAACAAAGCCTGGGATGATGAAGTGACGCAGATTTATGCAGAAGGAAACAGCACCGTTTCGCCTATCGATCAGGCTGTTGTGATCGGCACATTGAACAGCTTCATGGACGACAGGGATGTGATGATCAATGCATCGGGCAGTGCACCGGGTGATTTGCACAAATTATGGCGCGCGACCGATCCGAAAAACTTCCATCTGGAATACGGTTTCTCCTGCATGGGCTACGAAATCGCGGCGGGAATGGGCGCAAAAATGGCGGATCCGACGCGGGAAATTTACGTGATTTGCGGAGACGGCGGTTATCTGATGAACAATCACGAAATCGTGACATCCATCCAGGAAGGCGTTAAATTCACGATTTTGCTTTTGAATAATAATGGTTATGCCAGCATAGGCGGACTTTCGGAAAGCATAGGAAGCGAGCGATTTGGGACTATGTATAAATACCGGGATGAAAATTCGGGGCAGTTGTCAGGAGAATTCCTGCCAGTGGATTTGGCCAAAAATGCAGAAAGCCTTGGAGCGAATGTCATCCGTGCCACAGATCGTGAATCTTTGGAAAATGCTCTGGCTCAGTCCAAAACAGCGAATAGGACAACAGTGATTTACATTGAAACCAGTCTTTACCGCACCGTGAAGGGTTATAATGCATGGTGGGAAGTGCCTATCGCGGAAGTTTCGACTTCGCCGGGCGTTCAAAAGGCTTTTGAAAACTATAAAACAAACAAAAAAGAACAGCGCATTTTCCTGTAA
- the iolE gene encoding myo-inosose-2 dehydratase, whose protein sequence is MNFENIKLGVAPINWTNDDMPELGGENTFEQCISEMALAGFTGCEVGNKFPRDTNVLKKALELRGLQICNQWNSYELTTKTFAENRKNFTTLLDFLDTMGAKVIGGGETGNSCQGQMNVPVFEGKGMLKTKDEWNSFTFGLNELGKIARDRGIKLAFHHHMGTCIQTVEETDRLLNETDPENVFLNYDCGHFYFAGEDPAAALQKYIGRTAHIHLKDVRPNILQRVHDEKLSFLTAVKSGVFTVPGDSEGSIDFPALFAIIKESDYNGWIVLEAEQDPAKANPLEYAIIARKFFKNLTGI, encoded by the coding sequence ATGAACTTCGAGAACATTAAATTAGGCGTTGCGCCCATCAACTGGACCAACGACGATATGCCCGAACTGGGCGGTGAGAATACATTTGAGCAATGCATCAGCGAAATGGCGCTGGCCGGATTCACAGGCTGCGAGGTTGGCAACAAGTTTCCACGCGATACGAATGTTTTAAAAAAAGCATTGGAATTGAGGGGGTTGCAGATTTGCAACCAATGGAACAGTTACGAGCTTACGACCAAGACATTTGCTGAAAACCGGAAAAACTTCACAACATTGCTTGACTTCCTGGACACCATGGGCGCGAAAGTAATCGGCGGCGGTGAGACTGGAAACAGTTGCCAGGGTCAAATGAATGTGCCTGTTTTTGAAGGAAAAGGCATGTTGAAGACCAAGGATGAATGGAACAGCTTCACTTTTGGCCTGAATGAGCTAGGCAAAATCGCCCGAGACCGTGGCATAAAGCTGGCTTTTCACCACCATATGGGAACTTGCATTCAAACCGTTGAAGAAACGGATCGCCTGCTCAATGAAACCGATCCCGAAAATGTGTTCCTGAACTATGATTGCGGACATTTCTACTTCGCAGGCGAAGATCCGGCGGCTGCGCTGCAAAAATACATTGGCCGCACAGCGCATATTCACTTGAAAGACGTTCGCCCAAACATTTTGCAACGTGTTCACGACGAAAAGCTTAGCTTCCTGACAGCCGTAAAAAGCGGCGTTTTCACGGTTCCCGGCGATTCCGAAGGCTCCATCGATTTTCCTGCGCTTTTCGCTATCATTAAAGAAAGTGATTATAACGGCTGGATTGTTCTCGAAGCAGAACAAGACCCCGCCAAAGCCAACCCACTAGAATACGCCATCATCGCCCGGAAGTTCTTTAAAAACTTGACTGGAATTTAA
- a CDS encoding DUF433 domain-containing protein — MDIKQIVTIDSDILGGQPVFSGTRVPIESLFDHLEAGVSLDEFLDDFPTVSKEQAIALLEVASKITSSKNIAELYEAAA, encoded by the coding sequence ATGGACATCAAGCAAATAGTGACAATCGACAGTGACATTCTAGGCGGTCAGCCCGTTTTCAGCGGAACCCGCGTGCCTATTGAATCGCTATTCGATCATTTGGAAGCGGGCGTTTCCTTGGATGAGTTTTTGGATGATTTTCCAACTGTGAGTAAAGAGCAGGCGATCGCATTACTGGAAGTTGCCAGCAAGATAACGTCGTCAAAGAACATAGCCGAGCTGTATGAAGCTGCTGCTTGA
- a CDS encoding S41 family peptidase gives MLNYKKLNLLFAFAFAVLVAGCKDKDVQPDVLTAADSTSVTDYRAVNAWLYEVMDDAYFWYKNLPAESSLDASQTPYDYFEKLVYERQTVDRFSAVTDDIDALQNEFNGVSRIFGISYSLSYIDDGNSNIAAFLNYVVKGSPAAAAGLKRGDIILKVNGTQLTQANYVSLLSSNETVNVTLGALQDSKIVATNTTYSITKAEVTEDPVAFSTVISKPALGKTVGYLVYTQFVPGNAADASQYDNELRQIFADFKAKGVNELVLDLRLNSGGYISSANTLASLIGKNITASKIFYKEQWNDKYIAYWQKANGANALNYNFQAETNNIGSNLNRVFVLTSNGTASASELVINGLKPYMNVVTIGENTAGKNLFGSLISDDKERWKWGAYVMLGQTANANNESDYGTVDGMTPDYVVEDSKVPYSAFGDENETLLRKALEVMGVPVVAAGRVATAKTVEPFRKLLRDDLQPRKNLMIKDGILKTTNQ, from the coding sequence ATGTTAAATTATAAAAAGTTAAACCTTCTTTTTGCATTTGCTTTTGCTGTGTTGGTGGCGGGCTGCAAGGATAAAGATGTCCAGCCTGACGTTTTAACCGCAGCCGATTCGACTTCTGTTACAGATTATAGAGCAGTTAATGCGTGGCTTTATGAGGTGATGGACGATGCTTATTTCTGGTATAAAAATCTCCCTGCCGAATCAAGTCTGGATGCTTCGCAAACCCCTTATGATTACTTTGAAAAGCTTGTTTACGAGCGCCAGACAGTCGACCGTTTTTCAGCCGTGACGGATGACATTGACGCACTTCAAAATGAATTCAATGGCGTGAGCAGAATTTTCGGGATCAGTTATTCGCTTTCGTACATTGATGATGGTAACTCGAATATTGCTGCATTTTTGAATTATGTTGTAAAAGGAAGCCCGGCCGCCGCTGCGGGTCTGAAAAGAGGTGATATCATCCTAAAAGTCAATGGAACTCAGCTTACGCAAGCCAATTATGTGTCGTTGTTAAGCAGCAATGAGACTGTTAATGTGACATTAGGCGCATTGCAAGACAGTAAAATTGTGGCAACAAATACGACTTATTCGATCACAAAAGCGGAAGTTACGGAAGATCCGGTTGCATTCTCAACAGTCATTTCAAAACCGGCTTTGGGCAAGACGGTTGGTTACCTCGTTTATACGCAATTTGTGCCCGGCAATGCGGCGGATGCAAGTCAATATGACAATGAACTCCGTCAGATCTTTGCAGATTTCAAAGCAAAAGGTGTAAACGAACTGGTGCTCGATTTGCGCCTGAATTCCGGTGGATACATAAGTTCTGCAAATACTTTGGCTTCGCTGATCGGCAAAAACATTACGGCTTCCAAAATATTTTATAAGGAGCAATGGAATGATAAATACATTGCATATTGGCAAAAAGCAAATGGTGCCAATGCGCTGAATTACAATTTCCAGGCTGAAACCAACAACATTGGCAGCAATCTCAATCGCGTTTTTGTGTTGACGTCAAACGGAACAGCATCTGCAAGCGAGTTGGTTATCAACGGGTTGAAACCATATATGAATGTTGTGACGATCGGCGAGAACACTGCGGGTAAAAACTTGTTCGGTTCATTGATCAGCGACGACAAGGAACGGTGGAAATGGGGTGCTTACGTCATGCTCGGTCAGACAGCCAACGCCAACAATGAATCCGATTACGGAACGGTTGACGGAATGACCCCTGACTATGTTGTGGAAGATTCGAAAGTCCCGTACAGCGCCTTTGGTGATGAAAACGAGACACTTTTACGCAAAGCGCTGGAAGTGATGGGCGTTCCTGTTGTTGCAGCAGGAAGAGTTGCGACTGCTAAGACAGTGGAGCCGTTCCGAAAACTGCTTCGTGATGATCTTCAACCAAGGAAAAATCTGATGATTAAGGATGGCATTCTCAAAACCACTAACCAGTAA
- a CDS encoding T9SS type B sorting domain-containing protein → MKIRLLFLFLCALSYLPSAFGQTVKHTYRFYETLEVAAPECGPALAPAKALGTCPAPASGGDFISDVLPCGVQRTVYQNNLNWGLMYPNTEGAITNNYTIQMYIKPTNWGTTWARIIDFSNGGSDQGIYFKDKNGSTDRCIDFYPYGIAGACPFFNTNTYYLLTFTRNGQTGIMDVYVDNTLFASYNDEDGRYVGKAGTPIYIFRDDQSVSCESGQAHFGYLSFTDQYYSKTDVDKAFNEICFTANINPNADFSIAPLAICKSDQNVAIAYTGTIPVPGEGYTFEWDFDGAQIISGTGMGPYVVKWNSTGEKDVGLTITNIKCGNKIVNIKQATVSDLSLTTTLEPGTCDKTSEGTLTVTGKGGTMPYQFSIDSINYQADASFKLFPADYKVFMKDSDGCVVNEAVKVEFASNINVQTIGDTTVCAGESVQLFTTSNAQNFAWEAQPSLDNPNVKDPTARPSVTTQYVVNASLGVCNLRDTVTIQVAPAIEVRATRDAIIDINVPFQLVASSPQVTNLSDATFTWSPPNGLDNPASPSPVATLQTDQSYTVAITSGMGCTGTATVNLRVRQRENLTVPTAFTPDGDGKNEVLNPILNGVTSLTYFKIYNRWGQLMFYTKELNKGWDGTYDGKPAVSGTYVWMIEGISNEGKVMKKNGAVMLIK, encoded by the coding sequence ATGAAAATACGATTACTGTTCCTTTTTCTTTGCGCACTATCCTATCTGCCGAGCGCTTTCGGCCAGACCGTTAAGCATACTTACCGATTTTACGAAACTCTTGAGGTGGCTGCTCCCGAGTGCGGGCCTGCGCTAGCGCCTGCAAAAGCATTGGGTACATGCCCTGCTCCTGCATCGGGCGGTGATTTTATCAGTGATGTGCTCCCCTGCGGCGTTCAAAGAACCGTTTATCAGAACAACCTGAACTGGGGTCTGATGTATCCGAATACAGAAGGGGCAATCACCAATAATTATACAATCCAAATGTATATTAAACCGACGAACTGGGGTACAACCTGGGCGCGGATCATTGATTTTTCAAATGGAGGTTCGGATCAGGGTATTTATTTTAAGGATAAGAACGGGTCAACGGATCGCTGCATTGACTTTTACCCTTACGGAATTGCAGGAGCCTGCCCTTTTTTTAATACAAACACTTACTATCTTCTGACTTTCACACGGAATGGCCAAACCGGCATTATGGACGTTTATGTTGATAACACCCTGTTTGCGTCATACAATGATGAAGATGGAAGATATGTAGGAAAAGCAGGAACGCCAATCTACATTTTCAGGGACGACCAGTCGGTCTCATGCGAATCCGGTCAGGCTCATTTTGGATATTTATCATTTACGGATCAGTATTATTCCAAAACCGATGTTGACAAAGCATTCAACGAGATTTGTTTTACAGCCAATATCAATCCAAACGCAGACTTTTCCATCGCGCCGCTGGCCATTTGCAAATCCGATCAAAACGTTGCAATAGCTTATACGGGCACAATTCCAGTGCCTGGCGAGGGTTATACTTTCGAGTGGGATTTTGATGGCGCACAGATTATTTCGGGAACGGGAATGGGTCCTTATGTGGTGAAATGGAACAGCACGGGAGAGAAAGACGTAGGCCTGACCATTACCAACATTAAATGTGGAAATAAGATCGTCAATATCAAACAAGCAACTGTCAGCGACCTCAGTCTGACCACCACACTGGAACCGGGAACATGCGACAAAACGAGCGAAGGAACGCTTACTGTTACCGGAAAAGGCGGCACGATGCCATATCAATTTTCAATCGATTCCATTAATTATCAGGCTGATGCATCATTCAAGCTTTTTCCTGCCGATTATAAAGTTTTTATGAAGGATAGCGATGGTTGCGTGGTGAATGAGGCAGTGAAAGTTGAGTTTGCGAGCAACATTAATGTGCAGACCATTGGCGACACGACAGTTTGTGCAGGTGAGTCTGTCCAGCTTTTTACAACGAGTAATGCGCAGAACTTCGCTTGGGAAGCGCAGCCCAGCCTGGATAACCCCAATGTTAAGGACCCGACTGCAAGACCCTCTGTTACAACACAATATGTGGTTAATGCATCGCTTGGAGTTTGCAATTTAAGGGATACGGTCACGATCCAGGTTGCTCCGGCGATTGAGGTCAGGGCTACCCGGGATGCAATTATTGATATAAACGTCCCTTTCCAGCTCGTCGCGTCGTCCCCTCAGGTCACTAACCTGAGCGATGCCACTTTCACCTGGTCACCGCCCAACGGACTTGACAATCCCGCGAGCCCCAGCCCTGTCGCCACATTGCAGACCGACCAAAGTTACACCGTTGCCATCACCTCCGGAATGGGTTGCACGGGCACAGCGACTGTAAATCTCCGGGTTAGGCAGCGCGAAAATCTTACAGTCCCGACAGCCTTTACACCAGATGGCGATGGAAAAAATGAAGTGCTGAATCCTATTTTGAACGGGGTAACGAGCCTGACCTATTTCAAAATCTATAACCGCTGGGGACAGCTGATGTTCTATACGAAAGAATTGAATAAAGGCTGGGACGGCACTTATGACGGCAAACCAGCCGTTTCAGGTACTTATGTATGGATGATCGAAGGGATCTCCAACGAAGGAAAAGTGATGAAGAAGAATGGAGCAGTAATGTTGATTAAATAA